Proteins from a single region of Fusobacterium gonidiaformans ATCC 25563:
- a CDS encoding DUF4198 domain-containing protein, producing the protein MKKLVLMAGVLTLSATAMAHTQYLYTDTLDVSGKKEVKMKTLFGHPGEGNEIGGVAVGTVDGKAMPTKEFYMIHNGEKTDLTAKVVDGIIKTDKNTVRTLDYTFTPADGLKGQGSFIFVMVPNHATDEGYTFYGAPKLIIAKDGAGSDWDKRVAPGYPEIIPLKHPADLWTEDVFVAKFVDKDGNPVKHARIDVDFINAKIDIKNDMYKGGNPDMPKVSKRTYTDDNGMFYFSAPRAGMYAIRGVESMDKANKVVHDTGLVVQFK; encoded by the coding sequence ATGAAAAAATTAGTTTTAATGGCAGGAGTATTAACCTTATCAGCAACAGCGATGGCACATACTCAATATCTTTATACAGATACTTTGGATGTAAGTGGAAAAAAAGAAGTAAAAATGAAAACTTTATTTGGGCATCCGGGAGAAGGAAATGAAATTGGTGGAGTAGCAGTAGGGACTGTGGATGGAAAAGCAATGCCTACAAAAGAATTCTATATGATTCATAATGGAGAAAAGACAGATTTAACAGCTAAAGTAGTAGACGGTATTATCAAGACTGATAAAAATACAGTACGTACTTTAGACTATACATTTACTCCTGCAGACGGATTGAAAGGACAAGGAAGTTTTATCTTTGTTATGGTTCCTAATCATGCAACAGATGAAGGTTATACTTTCTATGGTGCTCCAAAATTGATTATTGCAAAGGACGGAGCAGGATCAGACTGGGATAAGAGAGTAGCACCTGGATACCCTGAAATTATTCCTTTAAAACATCCTGCAGATCTTTGGACAGAAGATGTTTTCGTAGCTAAATTTGTAGATAAAGATGGAAATCCGGTAAAACATGCTAGAATTGATGTTGATTTTATCAATGCAAAAATTGATATTAAGAATGATATGTATAAAGGTGGAAATCCTGATATGCCAAAGGTATCCAAAAGAACTTATACCGATGACAACGGTATGTTCTATTTCTCTGCTCCAAGAGCCGGAATGTATGCAATTCGTGGGGTAGAATCTATGGATAAAGCAAATAAAGTGGTTCATGATACAGGTCTAGTAGTGCAATTTAAATAA
- a CDS encoding metal ABC transporter solute-binding protein, Zn/Mn family gives MRKTQVLLGAFLISSSVFAKNLVLTSIPSTYSLGKELTKNTSIRVESVFGSDTSMTMTREAIAGDGFILPKEKADAVIDISKIWVEDNLFERVRQENIHTVEIDASYPFDSKKSMLFFNYDKDGKVIPYVWMGTKNLVRMAAIVTKDFIALYPKETAKLEKNLVDFTAKVMEIEEYGNNAFLEVESTEVISLSQNIKYFLNDFNIFAEERNPEEITEENVGKIMEETGLKVFVSDRWLKKKIVKEIEKRGGSFVVLNTLDIPMDKDGKMDEEALWKSYKNNIDTLHKAFLK, from the coding sequence ATGAGAAAAACACAAGTATTATTAGGAGCTTTCTTGATAAGTTCCAGTGTATTTGCAAAAAATTTGGTGTTAACCTCAATTCCGAGTACTTATTCTTTAGGGAAAGAATTAACGAAAAATACAAGTATTCGAGTAGAATCAGTATTTGGTTCTGATACCTCTATGACCATGACAAGAGAAGCCATTGCAGGAGATGGTTTTATTTTACCAAAAGAGAAAGCGGATGCTGTTATTGATATTTCTAAAATCTGGGTAGAAGATAATTTATTCGAACGAGTTCGTCAAGAAAATATTCATACTGTAGAAATTGATGCTTCCTATCCTTTTGATTCTAAGAAATCCATGTTGTTTTTTAACTATGATAAGGATGGAAAAGTGATCCCTTATGTTTGGATGGGAACTAAAAATTTAGTAAGAATGGCTGCTATTGTTACGAAAGATTTCATTGCACTATACCCAAAAGAAACTGCAAAATTGGAAAAAAATCTAGTAGATTTTACCGCAAAAGTAATGGAAATAGAAGAATATGGAAATAATGCTTTTTTAGAAGTAGAATCCACAGAAGTTATCAGCTTAAGTCAAAATATCAAGTATTTTTTAAATGATTTTAATATTTTTGCTGAAGAAAGAAACCCGGAAGAAATTACAGAAGAAAATGTTGGAAAAATAATGGAAGAGACAGGATTAAAGGTTTTTGTTTCCGATCGTTGGTTAAAGAAAAAAATCGTAAAAGAAATTGAAAAACGAGGAGGAAGCTTTGTTGTTTTGAATACTTTAGATATTCCTATGGATAAAGATGGAAAAATGGACGAAGAAGCACTTTGGAAATCCTATAAAAATAATATAGATACTTTACACAAAGCATTTTTAAAATAA
- a CDS encoding metal ABC transporter permease: MLDMIRNFVISLANQGILPEAFGYEFIVNALICAVFIGPILGAVGTMVVTKKMAFFSEAVGHAAMTGIAIGILLGEPMQAPYVCLFAYCILFGLFINYTKNRTKMSSDTLIGVFLSFSIALGGSLLILVAGKVNAHILESILFGSVLTVTDIDIYILLFSAFVLCVVITPYFNRMLLASFNPSLASVRGVNVKLIDYIFIAVVTVITIASVKIVGSILVEALLLIPAASAKNLAKSMKGFVCYSILFSLISCIVGIVFPIQLQISIPSGGAIISVAGSIFFLTIIIRTIFKKFLEGEAI; encoded by the coding sequence ATGTTAGATATGATACGAAATTTTGTGATATCTTTAGCAAACCAAGGAATACTTCCGGAAGCTTTTGGTTATGAATTTATTGTCAATGCTTTAATTTGTGCAGTATTTATTGGACCTATTCTAGGTGCAGTTGGAACTATGGTAGTCACGAAAAAAATGGCTTTCTTCTCAGAAGCAGTAGGGCATGCTGCCATGACAGGAATTGCTATTGGAATTTTATTAGGAGAACCTATGCAGGCACCTTACGTTTGTCTTTTTGCATATTGTATTCTCTTCGGATTATTTATCAATTATACAAAAAATAGAACGAAGATGTCATCAGATACTTTGATTGGAGTTTTTTTATCATTTTCTATTGCTTTAGGAGGTTCTCTTCTTATTTTAGTAGCCGGAAAAGTCAATGCTCATATTTTAGAAAGTATTCTTTTTGGTTCTGTATTGACGGTAACAGATATTGATATTTATATTTTATTATTTTCAGCCTTTGTACTTTGTGTGGTAATTACTCCTTATTTTAATAGAATGTTATTAGCTAGCTTTAATCCTAGCTTAGCCTCTGTTCGTGGAGTCAATGTAAAATTGATTGATTATATTTTTATTGCTGTGGTGACAGTCATTACGATTGCTTCTGTTAAGATTGTAGGTTCCATTCTGGTGGAAGCTTTGTTACTGATTCCGGCAGCTTCTGCAAAGAATTTGGCAAAATCTATGAAAGGATTTGTTTGTTACAGTATTTTATTCTCTTTGATTAGTTGTATTGTAGGGATTGTGTTTCCGATTCAATTACAAATATCAATCCCTTCAGGAGGGGCCATCATTTCTGTTGCAGGAAGTATCTTCTTTTTGACTATCATTATTCGAACTATTTTTAAGAAATTTTTGGAAGGAGAAGCAATATGA
- a CDS encoding metal ABC transporter ATP-binding protein: MSKGIRIEIKNLNLTLSNTEILKNINLTIQEGSIHCLVGPNGGGKTSLLRCILGQMPFTGEISFHYDEKEATGENGKYTIGYVPQILDFERTLPITVEDFMCMTYQTKPCFLGSTKKYKPIMEDLLKHLSMYDKRKRLLGNLSGGERQRVLLAQALYPLPNLLILDEPLTGIDKIGEEYFKNILIELKEKGVTILWIHHNLKQVKEMADFVTCIKQEIIFHGDPKVEIDEKRVLEIFA, translated from the coding sequence ATGAGTAAAGGAATACGAATTGAAATCAAAAACTTAAATTTGACCTTATCAAATACTGAAATCTTAAAAAATATAAATTTAACGATTCAAGAGGGAAGTATTCATTGTTTGGTAGGTCCAAATGGAGGTGGAAAAACTTCTTTGTTACGTTGTATTTTGGGTCAAATGCCTTTCACAGGAGAAATTAGCTTTCATTATGACGAAAAAGAAGCAACAGGAGAGAATGGAAAGTATACCATAGGATATGTTCCTCAAATTTTAGATTTTGAAAGAACTCTTCCTATTACTGTGGAAGATTTTATGTGTATGACCTATCAAACAAAACCATGTTTTTTAGGAAGCACAAAAAAATATAAACCAATTATGGAAGACTTGTTAAAACATTTGTCTATGTATGATAAAAGAAAAAGACTTTTAGGGAATTTATCGGGAGGAGAAAGACAAAGAGTTCTTTTAGCTCAAGCCCTTTATCCACTTCCAAATCTTTTGATTTTAGATGAACCTTTAACAGGAATTGATAAAATTGGAGAAGAATATTTTAAAAATATCTTAATTGAATTAAAAGAAAAAGGCGTTACCATTTTATGGATACATCACAACTTGAAACAAGTAAAAGAAATGGCAGATTTTGTTACTTGTATTAAACAGGAAATCATTTTTCATGGAGATCCTAAGGTGGAAATTGATGAAAAACGTGTCTTAGAAATTTTTGCGTAA
- a CDS encoding metal ABC transporter solute-binding protein, Zn/Mn family has product MLKKVLAIFLFTIFSIFSLGANKLKVGVTLQPYYSYVANIAGDKVDLFPVIRGDLYDSHNYQPQYEDLKQLGKADVVVVNGVGHDEFVFDMIKAVPNKNKIKIIYSNAGVSLMPVSGSRSSEKIMNAHTFISITTSIQQVYNIAKELGKLDPANKDYYMKNAREYAKKLRKIKTDALAKVSAYKKIDFRVATMHGGYDYLLSEFGVDVKAVIEPAHGIQPSAKDLKEVIDVVKRDKIDIIFGEAAFQSKFIDTLHKETGVEVRSLSHMTNGPYTKDSFEKFIKEDLDSVISAMQFVAKKKGLK; this is encoded by the coding sequence ATGTTAAAAAAAGTACTTGCTATTTTTTTATTTACTATCTTTAGTATTTTTTCATTAGGAGCAAATAAATTAAAAGTAGGGGTTACCTTACAACCATATTATAGTTATGTAGCAAATATTGCTGGAGATAAAGTAGATCTTTTCCCGGTGATTCGAGGAGATTTATATGATTCTCATAATTACCAGCCCCAATATGAAGATTTAAAACAATTAGGAAAAGCAGATGTTGTCGTTGTCAACGGGGTAGGTCATGATGAGTTTGTGTTTGATATGATAAAAGCGGTTCCTAATAAGAATAAGATTAAAATAATTTATTCGAATGCAGGAGTTTCTTTGATGCCGGTATCCGGAAGTAGAAGTTCTGAAAAAATTATGAATGCTCACACTTTTATTTCTATTACTACTTCGATTCAACAAGTGTACAATATTGCAAAAGAACTAGGAAAATTAGACCCTGCCAATAAAGATTACTACATGAAAAATGCAAGAGAATATGCAAAAAAATTAAGAAAAATTAAGACAGATGCTCTAGCCAAGGTTTCTGCTTATAAAAAAATAGATTTTAGAGTGGCAACAATGCACGGAGGATATGATTATTTGTTATCTGAATTTGGAGTAGATGTGAAAGCTGTTATTGAACCTGCACATGGAATTCAACCAAGTGCAAAAGATTTAAAAGAAGTGATTGATGTTGTAAAAAGAGATAAAATTGATATTATTTTTGGAGAAGCAGCTTTCCAAAGTAAGTTTATCGATACTCTGCATAAGGAAACAGGAGTGGAAGTACGAAGCTTGTCACATATGACGAATGGTCCTTACACAAAAGACAGTTTTGAAAAATTCATCAAAGAAGATTTAGATTCTGTTATTTCTGCTATGCAATTTGTAGCAAAGAAAAAGGGATTGAAGTAA
- a CDS encoding DUF6162 family protein, with translation MKKIKTIKIHPLSSKKENLFLSLIVIIILCLAYILVQLTSKKNIGQIITTTQISAYKDLSNVNNSFYTELTNSLVEIEAIKEEEGKIPDISKLEEEEISPYLKDDLWEERGALEWQKIEYKTGIYYLGISKQVNLVGNYLIEFNLEEMDKSVIYYNNEQDDGRSLPKTISHLEEHWKEIVPYTGTEEREKF, from the coding sequence GTGAAAAAAATCAAGACTATAAAAATACATCCATTGAGTTCCAAAAAAGAAAATTTATTTTTATCTCTTATTGTCATTATTATTCTTTGTCTTGCATATATTTTAGTGCAGTTGACGTCAAAGAAAAATATAGGGCAGATAATTACCACGACACAGATTAGTGCTTACAAAGACTTATCGAATGTGAATAATTCTTTTTATACGGAATTGACAAATTCTTTAGTAGAAATAGAAGCCATCAAGGAAGAAGAAGGGAAAATTCCAGATATCTCCAAGTTAGAGGAAGAAGAGATTTCTCCATATCTAAAAGATGATTTATGGGAAGAACGTGGTGCTTTAGAATGGCAAAAAATAGAGTATAAAACTGGAATTTACTATTTAGGAATTAGTAAACAAGTAAATTTGGTAGGAAATTATCTTATTGAGTTCAATTTGGAAGAAATGGATAAAAGTGTTATCTATTATAACAATGAACAAGATGATGGTCGATCATTACCAAAGACGATTTCTCATTTAGAAGAACATTGGAAAGAAATTGTTCCATATACAGGAACAGAAGAGAGAGAAAAATTTTAA
- the lepA gene encoding translation elongation factor 4 yields MQQKQKRNFSIIAHIDHGKSTIADRLLEYTGTISARDMKEQLLDSMDLEREKGITIKAQAVTLLYKAKDGLEYELNLIDTPGHVDFIYEVSRSLSACEGALLVVDAAQGVEAQTLANVYLAIGNDLEVVPIINKIDLPAAEPEKVKKEIEDIIGLPAEDAVLCSGKTGIGIEDVLEAIVQKIPAPHYEEEGPLKALIFDSKFDDYRGVITYIKVEDGSLKKGDKIKIWSTEKEFEVLELGIFSPHMVPKEELGTGSVGYIITGVKSIHDTRVGDTITHPNRPCLFPMAGFKPAQSMVFAGIYPLFTDDYEDLREALEKLQLNDASLTWVPETSVALGFGFRCGFLGLLHMEIIVERLRREYNLDLISTTPSVEYKVTIEGQEQMIIDNPCEFPEPGRGRIHVEEPFIRGKVIVPKEYVGDVMGLCQEKRGIFLAMDYIDENRSMLTYELPLAEIVIDFYDKLKSRTKGYASFEYELSEYRESNLVKVDILVSGKPVDAFSFIAHNDSAYTRGRAICEKLKDVIPRQQFEIPIQAALSSKIIARETIKPYRKNVIAKCYGGDITRKKKLLEKQKEGKKRMKTIGNVEIPQEAFVSVLKLNN; encoded by the coding sequence ATGCAACAAAAACAAAAAAGAAATTTTTCCATTATTGCTCATATTGATCATGGGAAATCAACGATTGCAGATAGATTATTAGAATATACCGGAACGATCAGTGCAAGAGATATGAAAGAACAACTACTAGACTCTATGGATTTAGAAAGAGAAAAGGGAATCACGATTAAAGCACAAGCTGTAACTCTTTTATATAAAGCGAAAGACGGTTTAGAGTATGAATTAAATTTAATTGATACTCCGGGACATGTCGATTTTATCTATGAAGTGTCTAGATCTTTATCTGCCTGTGAGGGAGCTCTTTTAGTTGTAGATGCTGCTCAAGGGGTAGAAGCTCAAACTTTAGCAAACGTGTATTTAGCGATTGGAAATGATTTAGAAGTAGTTCCTATTATCAATAAAATTGATTTACCTGCTGCAGAACCTGAGAAAGTAAAAAAAGAAATCGAAGATATTATCGGCTTACCTGCGGAAGATGCAGTACTTTGTTCCGGAAAAACAGGAATTGGGATTGAGGATGTTTTAGAAGCGATTGTACAAAAAATTCCTGCTCCTCATTATGAAGAGGAGGGACCTCTAAAAGCTCTTATTTTCGATTCGAAATTTGATGATTATCGTGGAGTGATTACTTATATTAAAGTAGAAGATGGCTCTTTGAAAAAAGGAGATAAAATTAAAATTTGGTCGACAGAAAAAGAGTTTGAAGTTTTAGAATTGGGAATTTTTTCTCCTCATATGGTGCCAAAAGAAGAACTGGGAACAGGATCAGTAGGATATATCATTACGGGAGTAAAATCGATTCATGACACGAGAGTAGGAGATACGATTACTCATCCGAATAGACCTTGCTTATTTCCAATGGCAGGTTTTAAGCCGGCACAGTCCATGGTATTTGCCGGAATTTATCCTTTATTTACAGATGATTATGAAGACTTAAGAGAAGCTTTAGAAAAATTACAATTAAATGATGCTTCTTTAACTTGGGTTCCGGAGACTTCTGTAGCCTTGGGATTTGGTTTCCGTTGTGGATTTTTAGGGTTGTTACACATGGAAATTATTGTAGAGAGATTACGAAGAGAATATAATTTAGACTTAATTTCAACAACTCCTTCTGTGGAATATAAGGTAACCATTGAGGGACAAGAGCAAATGATTATTGATAATCCTTGTGAATTTCCGGAGCCGGGACGAGGAAGAATTCATGTGGAAGAACCGTTTATTCGTGGAAAAGTAATTGTTCCAAAAGAATATGTAGGAGATGTGATGGGGCTTTGCCAAGAAAAGCGTGGGATTTTTCTAGCTATGGACTATATTGATGAAAATCGCTCTATGTTGACTTATGAACTACCGCTTGCTGAAATTGTGATTGATTTTTATGATAAATTGAAATCTAGAACAAAAGGCTATGCTTCCTTTGAATACGAGTTAAGTGAGTATCGAGAATCGAATTTGGTAAAAGTGGATATTTTGGTTTCTGGAAAACCTGTGGATGCCTTCTCTTTTATTGCACATAATGATAGTGCTTATACGAGAGGAAGGGCTATTTGTGAGAAATTAAAAGATGTTATTCCAAGACAACAATTTGAAATTCCAATTCAAGCGGCATTAAGTTCTAAAATCATTGCAAGAGAAACTATTAAACCATATCGCAAAAATGTAATTGCGAAGTGTTATGGTGGAGATATTACTCGGAAAAAGAAATTGTTAGAAAAACAAAAAGAAGGAAAGAAGAGAATGAAAACAATTGGAAATGTAGAAATTCCTCAAGAAGCCTTTGTATCTGTTTTAAAACTAAATAATTAA
- a CDS encoding Fic family protein: protein MNTQKQINLDLYKKFLDTKRPLEDCIVRKLETELKTSYIYHSNAIEGNTLTLKETDVILEYGITVKGKSLQEHLEVKGQEYAVNFLKEEVKHRTELNIELIKNFHSLILSGIDPLHAGTFKKYSNFIGGTNVQTVSPFQVEYELNQLIEKYNKDTNNNLIEKIAKFHADFEKIHPFSDGNGRTGRLIMNFELMKKGYPICIIRNEDRLEYYDSLELAQTKKDYSKIISFITTSLEHTFEFYFKHLSQDWKKELAEFQRIKTPFQKKEKDKEIER from the coding sequence ATGAATACTCAGAAACAAATAAACCTAGATTTATATAAAAAATTTTTAGACACAAAAAGACCTTTGGAGGATTGTATTGTTCGTAAATTAGAAACAGAATTAAAAACAAGCTATATCTATCATAGTAATGCTATCGAGGGGAATACTCTTACGTTGAAAGAAACTGATGTGATTTTAGAATATGGAATCACAGTAAAAGGAAAATCTTTACAAGAACATTTAGAAGTAAAAGGGCAAGAGTATGCCGTTAATTTTTTAAAAGAAGAGGTAAAGCATAGAACAGAATTAAATATCGAACTAATCAAAAATTTTCATAGCCTTATTTTAAGTGGAATTGATCCTTTACATGCCGGGACGTTTAAAAAGTATTCTAACTTTATTGGGGGTACAAATGTTCAAACCGTTTCTCCTTTTCAAGTAGAATATGAGTTAAATCAATTGATTGAGAAATATAATAAAGATACAAATAACAATCTGATTGAAAAAATTGCTAAATTTCATGCTGATTTTGAAAAGATTCATCCTTTTTCTGATGGAAATGGAAGAACAGGAAGACTTATCATGAACTTTGAATTGATGAAAAAAGGCTACCCTATTTGTATTATTCGCAATGAGGATAGATTAGAATATTATGACTCGTTAGAATTAGCACAAACTAAAAAAGATTATAGTAAAATTATTTCTTTTATTACAACTTCTTTAGAACATACTTTCGAGTTTTATTTTAAACATTTAAGTCAAGATTGGAAAAAAGAACTAGCAGAATTTCAAAGAATCAAAACTCCTTTTCAAAAAAAAGAGAAAGATAAAGAGATAGAAAGATGA
- a CDS encoding recombinase family protein, translating to MIYGYIRISSKTQNEERQIIALKDAGVSSDNIFIDRESGKNFNRASWQKLMAKLVVGDTLIIKELDRMGRNNKEMKENFELIKNKGCFLEFLENPLLSTRNKSQIEIELIQPLILHLLGYFAEKERDKILTRQKEGYDSLDTDEKGRKISKKKNKVVGRPSKIENLSLEQKRYIEAWIQGNIKISDCIKNTRIGKTSLFKIKKLRRAKIV from the coding sequence ATGATATATGGATATATTCGAATTAGTTCAAAAACACAAAATGAAGAACGACAAATAATAGCCTTAAAAGACGCTGGAGTATCTTCAGATAATATTTTTATTGATAGAGAATCTGGGAAGAATTTTAATAGAGCATCTTGGCAAAAATTGATGGCAAAGCTTGTAGTTGGAGATACTCTTATTATAAAAGAACTGGATAGAATGGGAAGAAATAATAAAGAAATGAAAGAAAATTTTGAACTAATAAAAAATAAGGGATGTTTTCTTGAATTTTTAGAAAATCCCTTGTTATCTACTCGAAATAAATCTCAAATAGAGATTGAATTGATACAACCACTTATTCTTCATTTACTTGGATATTTTGCAGAAAAAGAAAGAGATAAAATATTAACGAGGCAAAAAGAGGGATATGATTCTTTAGATACAGATGAGAAAGGAAGAAAGATTTCTAAGAAAAAAAACAAGGTAGTTGGTAGACCAAGTAAAATTGAAAATCTTTCTTTAGAACAAAAAAGATATATAGAGGCATGGATACAAGGAAATATAAAAATTTCAGATTGTATTAAGAACACCAGAATAGGAAAGACTTCTTTATTTAAAATAAAGAAGCTTAGAAGAGCAAAAATTGTATAA
- a CDS encoding HipA domain-containing protein: MKKEENSIVDFTDIIENNPSFRAYSGANGIKKGILYHGKPYMLKITHRNKDSRYTNSILSEYICSKIFSILGFSVQEVILGKIMDNGKEKLCVACKDFKEKGEYLYEFLSIKNSLLKDESSNGSGTELSEILSTIKEQKFINKNEVTKFFWDMFIVDSYLGNFDRHNGNWGFLVNENTKSTRIAPVYDCGSCLYPAATDDDLILFLNSKEEMNKRIYTFPTSAIRLEDKKINYFDFLSSTDNIHCIESLKRITSIISAKEIEVENFIESLPISNIRSTFYKTILKERKEKILEKALELNKNIEKSKENPWSKKIEKIHGIER; encoded by the coding sequence ATGAAAAAGGAAGAGAATAGTATAGTAGATTTTACAGATATTATAGAAAATAATCCTAGTTTTAGAGCCTACTCAGGTGCAAATGGAATAAAAAAAGGAATATTATACCATGGAAAACCATATATGTTAAAAATTACTCATAGGAATAAAGATAGCAGATATACAAACAGTATATTATCTGAGTATATTTGTTCAAAAATATTTTCAATATTAGGTTTCTCTGTACAAGAAGTAATTTTAGGGAAGATAATGGATAACGGGAAAGAAAAACTTTGTGTTGCCTGCAAAGATTTTAAAGAGAAAGGAGAATATTTATATGAATTTTTAAGCATAAAAAATTCTCTTTTAAAAGATGAATCTTCGAATGGTAGTGGGACTGAGTTATCAGAAATATTGTCTACTATAAAAGAACAAAAGTTTATAAACAAAAACGAAGTAACTAAGTTTTTTTGGGATATGTTTATTGTAGATTCTTATTTAGGTAATTTTGATAGACACAACGGAAATTGGGGATTTTTAGTAAATGAAAATACAAAATCAACTAGAATAGCTCCTGTGTATGATTGTGGTTCTTGTTTATATCCAGCTGCAACTGATGATGATTTAATCTTATTCTTAAATTCTAAAGAAGAAATGAATAAAAGAATTTATACTTTTCCTACTTCAGCAATACGACTTGAAGATAAAAAAATTAATTATTTTGATTTTTTATCTAGTACTGATAATATTCACTGTATTGAATCTTTAAAAAGGATAACTTCAATAATCAGTGCAAAAGAAATAGAAGTAGAAAATTTTATAGAAAGTTTACCTATATCGAATATAAGATCAACTTTTTATAAAACTATTTTAAAAGAAAGAAAAGAAAAGATTTTAGAAAAAGCCTTAGAACTTAATAAAAATATAGAAAAAAGTAAGGAGAATCCCTGGAGTAAGAAAATAGAAAAAATTCACGGGATAGAACGGTAA
- a CDS encoding DNA-deoxyinosine glycosylase: MERKKRIVQEGGHHGEMLERIVHPFPAFYQKNSTILILGSFPSVKSREENFFYGHLQNRFWKMLAKIFEEEFPETQEQKKKLLKRHKIALWDVIHSCKIKGSSDSSIQDVIPNDLTEILRESPIQKIICNGGTSYKYYKKYQEKILGKEAILMPSTSPANAGYSLERLVEIWRKEFKD; the protein is encoded by the coding sequence TTGGAAAGGAAAAAGCGGATTGTACAAGAAGGTGGTCATCATGGAGAAATGCTTGAAAGGATAGTACATCCTTTTCCAGCTTTCTATCAAAAAAATTCTACAATTTTAATTTTAGGAAGCTTCCCTTCTGTGAAATCAAGGGAAGAAAACTTTTTTTATGGCCATCTTCAAAATCGTTTTTGGAAGATGTTAGCTAAGATTTTTGAAGAGGAGTTTCCTGAAACCCAAGAACAGAAGAAAAAACTATTAAAAAGGCATAAAATTGCTTTATGGGACGTGATTCATTCTTGTAAAATCAAAGGCTCTTCGGATAGTAGTATTCAAGATGTGATTCCCAATGATTTAACAGAAATTTTAAGAGAGAGTCCCATTCAAAAAATTATTTGTAATGGAGGGACGTCCTATAAATATTATAAGAAATATCAAGAAAAGATATTAGGGAAAGAGGCTATTTTAATGCCTTCGACCAGTCCTGCCAATGCCGGCTATTCTTTAGAGAGATTGGTAGAAATCTGGAGAAAAGAATTTAAAGATTAG
- a CDS encoding GNAT family N-acetyltransferase: MQKKVIYIGLYIIHSKYHRQGVGKNLFRKLENAFIQNKFQKIRLAVILENTISFQFWKQMEFIEKERKIWKGKSGLYKKVVIMEKCLKG; the protein is encoded by the coding sequence ATGCAAAAGAAAGTGATTTATATAGGACTCTATATAATACATTCTAAGTATCATCGGCAAGGAGTTGGAAAAAATCTTTTTAGGAAATTGGAGAATGCATTTATACAAAATAAATTTCAAAAAATACGATTGGCTGTTATTTTAGAAAATACAATCAGTTTTCAATTTTGGAAACAAATGGAATTTATAGAAAAGGAGAGAAAAATTTGGAAAGGAAAAAGCGGATTGTACAAGAAGGTGGTCATCATGGAGAAATGCTTGAAAGGATAG
- a CDS encoding LysE/ArgO family amino acid transporter, with the protein MNHYLQGLLMGLAYVAPIGLQNLFVINTALTQKKGRVFLTALIVIFFDVTLAFACFFGAGAVMEKSNILKMLILFIGSLIVIYIGYGLLKEKVSMRETEVNIPITKVITSACIVTWFNPQAIIDGTMMLGAFRASLPATESMKFILGVTSASCLWFLGISSFISLFSQKFDDKVLRGINLVCGIVIIFYGCKLFYSFIQILQGLV; encoded by the coding sequence ATGAATCATTATTTACAAGGATTACTTATGGGCTTAGCCTATGTAGCACCAATTGGTTTGCAGAATTTATTTGTTATCAATACTGCTTTGACACAAAAAAAAGGGAGAGTCTTTTTAACCGCTCTTATTGTTATTTTTTTTGATGTGACTCTTGCTTTTGCTTGTTTTTTTGGAGCAGGAGCAGTGATGGAAAAATCTAATATTTTAAAAATGTTAATTCTTTTCATTGGAAGTTTGATTGTCATATATATCGGTTATGGGCTGTTAAAAGAAAAGGTTTCTATGAGGGAGACAGAGGTCAATATTCCTATTACCAAAGTAATTACTTCCGCTTGTATTGTAACTTGGTTTAATCCACAGGCTATCATAGACGGGACTATGATGTTAGGAGCTTTCCGTGCCAGTTTACCTGCTACAGAATCCATGAAATTTATTTTAGGGGTTACTTCCGCTTCTTGTTTATGGTTTTTAGGAATTTCTTCTTTTATTTCTTTGTTTAGTCAAAAATTTGACGATAAGGTTTTGAGAGGAATCAATCTAGTCTGTGGAATTGTGATTATTTTTTATGGTTGTAAATTGTTTTATAGCTTTATTCAAATTTTACAAGGATTAGTATAA